In Candidatus Zixiibacteriota bacterium, one DNA window encodes the following:
- the larE gene encoding ATP-dependent sacrificial sulfur transferase LarE gives MKSTQLKFESLKKSLKKMGKVLIAFSGGVDSSFLLKVALDTLGKDNVLAVTADSETYPRAELKEASDLARDLGLDGKHRIIKTSELKLKSFRKNPANRCYYCKLELFSKLKKIAKENKIDYVLDGSNYSDRDDFRPGRKAINKLKVRSPLLESEFTKEEIRALSKKLNLPTWNKPAFACLSSRIPYGENITLEKLNRIEKAEEYLRSSGFKQLRVRDHQGIARIELEAKELKKLMTQDLRKKVYLKLKGLGFSYVTLDLLGYRTGSMNEVLSAGSSNLSLI, from the coding sequence ATGAAATCGACTCAACTAAAATTCGAATCCTTAAAGAAATCCCTTAAGAAAATGGGAAAGGTTTTGATCGCCTTTTCCGGTGGCGTGGATTCATCTTTTCTATTGAAAGTAGCCCTGGATACTCTGGGAAAGGATAATGTCTTAGCTGTTACTGCTGATTCAGAAACCTATCCTCGCGCAGAGCTTAAGGAGGCTTCTGACCTGGCAAGGGATTTAGGTTTAGATGGAAAGCATCGGATAATCAAAACCTCTGAGCTTAAACTCAAGAGCTTCCGGAAAAATCCGGCTAATAGATGCTACTACTGCAAATTAGAGCTTTTTTCAAAATTGAAAAAAATAGCTAAAGAAAATAAAATCGATTATGTGCTGGATGGCTCAAATTATTCAGACCGGGACGATTTCAGGCCTGGCAGAAAAGCCATAAATAAATTGAAAGTGAGAAGTCCTCTTCTGGAATCAGAGTTTACCAAAGAGGAAATAAGGGCACTTTCTAAAAAGCTAAATCTTCCTACTTGGAACAAACCTGCTTTTGCCTGCTTATCCTCCAGGATACCTTATGGTGAGAACATCACTCTCGAAAAGCTGAACCGGATTGAGAAGGCTGAAGAGTACCTGAGAAGCTCAGGCTTCAAACAATTAAGGGTTAGAGATCATCAGGGTATTGCCCGGATCGAATTGGAAGCAAAAGAGCTGAAGAAATTGATGACTCAGGATTTGAGAAAAAAAGTATATCTGAAATTAAAAGGTTTAGGGTTTTCCTATGTAACCTTGGACCTTTTAGGCTATAGAACCGGAAGCATGAATGAGGTGTTATCCGCAGGATCCTCGAATTTGAGTCTCATTTGA
- a CDS encoding bifunctional nuclease family protein, translating to MREVKINGLALDMTTNSPVIILAPLDSEELLLPIWIGHFEAWAIGMELSGLSSNRPLTHDLLKSSIESLGGKILKVEVTKLVNQTFYATIYVEMDGTIKEIDARPSDSIALALKAKVKIYVADELFQMKKGDGKTPGVTDAESLRERLRRINPEDFGRYSL from the coding sequence ATGCGAGAGGTAAAGATAAATGGACTGGCTTTGGATATGACCACCAACTCACCGGTTATCATCCTGGCTCCTCTGGATTCAGAGGAGCTTCTTCTACCTATCTGGATAGGTCATTTTGAAGCCTGGGCAATCGGTATGGAGCTTTCCGGGCTTTCCTCCAACCGTCCGCTGACGCATGATCTTTTGAAGTCTTCTATCGAGTCCTTAGGCGGCAAAATCCTCAAAGTTGAGGTAACCAAACTGGTCAACCAGACTTTTTATGCCACAATCTATGTGGAGATGGACGGCACGATAAAGGAGATAGATGCCCGCCCGTCTGACTCCATTGCCTTAGCTTTAAAAGCCAAAGTAAAAATCTACGTGGCAGATGAGCTTTTCCAGATGAAAAAAGGGGACGGGAAAACTCCCGGGGTAACTGATGCGGAATCTTTAAGGGAAAGGCTGAGAAGGATTAATCCGGAAGATTTTGGAAGATATTCCCTTTAA
- the rplI gene encoding 50S ribosomal protein L9 has protein sequence MKIILKEDLESLGKCGEVIQVKDGYARNYLFPKNLAIPATKGNLSSIEEVTRQKKFRDEKKKKGEEKLKSDLEKISITAEVKVGEEDRVFGSVTSQDIAGLLKEQGFEIDKRRIDLEEPIKALGVYTVPVKIHGDVVANLKLWVVKQGEE, from the coding sequence ATGAAGATAATCTTGAAAGAGGATTTGGAGAGTTTGGGAAAATGCGGGGAGGTCATCCAGGTCAAGGATGGCTATGCCCGGAACTATCTCTTCCCCAAAAATCTGGCTATTCCTGCCACTAAAGGAAATTTAAGCTCAATCGAGGAGGTCACCCGGCAGAAAAAATTCCGGGATGAAAAAAAGAAAAAGGGAGAGGAGAAACTGAAATCTGACCTGGAGAAAATCTCCATAACCGCAGAGGTCAAAGTAGGAGAGGAAGACCGGGTCTTCGGCTCGGTCACCTCTCAGGATATAGCCGGGCTTTTGAAAGAGCAGGGGTTTGAGATCGACAAAAGAAGAATAGACTTAGAGGAGCCGATTAAAGCTCTGGGAGTTTATACGGTCCCGGTAAAAATCCACGGCGATGTGGTGGCGAATTTAAAGCTCTGGGTGGTCAAACAAGGCGAGGAGTAG
- the rpsR gene encoding 30S ribosomal protein S18 codes for MFDDLERKRKKTCRFCEDKSKIIDYKDERLIRRFISDRGKIIPRRITGNCAGHQREMTIAIKRARHIALLPFTTEIYR; via the coding sequence ATGTTTGACGATCTGGAAAGAAAAAGAAAAAAAACCTGTCGCTTTTGCGAGGACAAGTCGAAGATAATCGACTATAAGGATGAAAGGCTGATAAGAAGATTTATCTCCGATCGAGGAAAGATAATTCCCAGGCGGATAACCGGGAACTGCGCAGGTCATCAGAGGGAGATGACCATCGCCATAAAGCGCGCCCGGCATATAGCCCTTCTTCCTTTCACCACCGAGATCTATAGATAA
- the ssb gene encoding single-stranded DNA-binding protein, translated as MSNTRLPHLNRVLIVGNLTRDPELRYTSTGVPVANFKIASNKKYKDDLGNSKEDVCFIGIVAWQKLAESCSRFLKKGSAVLVEGELRSRFKENDDGTKRNLIEIRAFQVQFLDKKTETVPVGETTFPDFKFPGEDNLSELGSTLDNL; from the coding sequence ATGTCCAATACCAGACTTCCCCATCTGAACAGGGTTTTGATCGTGGGGAATTTAACCCGGGACCCGGAACTGCGCTACACCTCGACTGGTGTACCAGTGGCTAATTTCAAGATCGCCTCTAATAAAAAATATAAAGACGATTTGGGCAACAGCAAGGAGGATGTCTGTTTCATAGGAATTGTAGCCTGGCAGAAGTTAGCCGAAAGCTGTAGCAGATTTTTGAAAAAGGGGAGCGCAGTTTTAGTGGAGGGGGAGCTGAGGAGCAGATTCAAGGAAAATGATGACGGCACTAAGAGGAATTTAATCGAGATCCGGGCTTTCCAGGTTCAGTTTCTGGATAAGAAAACGGAGACTGTACCAGTAGGTGAAACCACTTTCCCTGATTTTAAGTTTCCAGGAGAGGATAACCTATCTGAACTGGGAAGCACTCTGGATAACCTATAA
- the rpsF gene encoding 30S ribosomal protein S6, producing MRKYETAFILDPGLDEATLDKEVKKVEELIENNKGKIIQTDRWGLRKLAYRIRKKLEGYYVITHFEGPTALIRELDRYYKLDENVLRFLNVVKVEKKPSEKDKELSSAEGSKEKTKI from the coding sequence TTGAGAAAGTACGAGACTGCATTTATCTTGGATCCGGGCCTGGATGAGGCGACTCTGGATAAAGAGGTGAAAAAGGTAGAAGAGCTGATCGAGAACAATAAAGGTAAAATCATCCAGACCGACCGCTGGGGTTTAAGGAAACTTGCTTACCGCATCAGGAAAAAGCTGGAAGGATACTATGTCATAACCCATTTCGAGGGTCCTACAGCTCTCATCCGTGAGCTTGACCGCTATTACAAGCTGGACGAGAACGTTCTTAGATTTTTAAACGTGGTCAAAGTGGAAAAAAAGCCTTCGGAAAAAGATAAGGAGCTTTCCTCCGCTGAAGGAAGTAAAGAGAAGACAAAAATCTAA
- the pth gene encoding aminoacyl-tRNA hydrolase, translated as MYLRMVRLVVGLGNPGKSYQKTRHNLGYRVVDLLAEKHKTKFKGGKGEYLHCRIEVEGRKVYLLKPLTFMNASGQAVFDSLRFFNLTPPELFVICDDVALPFGSLRIREKGSDGGHKGLRSIIYQLGTEEFPRLRLGIGPAPEGVDLEDFVLQRFKKEEKKSVEELIQRGSQAVESSIILGVRESMNRFNKDFDRSISEGL; from the coding sequence TTGTATTTAAGAATGGTGAGATTGGTAGTGGGATTAGGTAATCCGGGAAAAAGTTACCAGAAGACCAGACACAACTTAGGCTACCGGGTTGTTGACCTTTTAGCAGAAAAACATAAGACGAAGTTCAAAGGAGGAAAAGGAGAGTATCTTCATTGCCGGATTGAAGTTGAGGGAAGAAAAGTCTACCTTTTAAAGCCTTTGACCTTCATGAATGCAAGCGGTCAGGCGGTATTTGACTCCTTGAGATTTTTCAACTTGACTCCGCCTGAGCTTTTTGTTATATGTGATGATGTTGCCCTACCCTTTGGCAGTTTAAGGATAAGGGAAAAGGGGAGCGATGGAGGACATAAAGGGCTAAGGTCGATAATTTACCAACTGGGAACCGAGGAGTTTCCACGGCTCAGATTGGGTATAGGTCCAGCTCCTGAAGGAGTAGATTTGGAGGATTTCGTTTTACAAAGGTTTAAAAAAGAAGAAAAAAAAAGCGTAGAAGAGTTAATTCAAAGGGGGTCACAAGCAGTAGAAAGTTCGATAATTTTGGGCGTAAGAGAAAGTATGAACAGGTTTAATAAGGATTTTGACAGAAGCATATCAGAAGGACTTTAA